Proteins from a single region of Aureibacter tunicatorum:
- the cbiB gene encoding adenosylcobinamide-phosphate synthase CbiB, giving the protein MEWIKILPVWIGYLLDLIFGDPRNFPHPIRWFGHAIYKGESILNRGSFQARLFKGAFMGILYICFVFGVFYWLENLLAINIYAQAIFISVGVFFSLANRSLIDEGKEVFKALGDSLEKGRKRLSWIVGRETENLNTHQIRIATFETMSENLSDGVVAPLFYYALLGLPGAMAYKMANTLDSMIGYKNDKYLYFGRFSAKFDDVVNYIPARLTAFMMLLVTGKLFGIGFVLREGKKHTSPNAGYPEASLAYILSCRFGGPNYYHGKLVDKPYIGVNDRAVSQEDFKIVEQVNHRVCLLTIVLIALIQWMILG; this is encoded by the coding sequence ATGGAATGGATAAAGATATTGCCTGTATGGATTGGGTACTTATTGGATTTGATATTTGGCGATCCTCGTAATTTTCCTCATCCTATTCGTTGGTTTGGCCATGCGATTTACAAAGGCGAAAGCATATTGAATAGAGGGTCATTTCAGGCAAGGCTTTTCAAGGGAGCTTTTATGGGAATACTGTATATCTGCTTTGTATTTGGTGTATTCTATTGGCTTGAGAACTTGTTGGCAATCAATATTTATGCTCAGGCTATTTTTATATCTGTCGGCGTGTTTTTTTCTTTAGCCAATAGGAGCTTGATAGACGAAGGAAAGGAAGTATTCAAAGCTCTAGGGGATAGTCTTGAAAAAGGTCGAAAAAGACTCTCTTGGATAGTCGGCAGAGAGACTGAAAACTTGAATACCCATCAAATCAGGATCGCGACATTCGAGACAATGTCCGAAAACCTTAGCGATGGTGTGGTTGCTCCTTTATTTTATTACGCTTTGCTAGGCTTGCCGGGAGCAATGGCTTATAAGATGGCAAATACTTTGGATTCGATGATTGGTTATAAGAATGACAAATATCTTTACTTTGGAAGGTTTTCAGCCAAGTTTGATGATGTGGTCAATTATATCCCCGCCAGATTAACGGCGTTCATGATGTTGTTGGTGACTGGCAAGCTTTTCGGAATTGGATTTGTGTTGCGAGAAGGCAAAAAGCACACAAGTCCTAATGCGGGGTATCCTGAAGCTTCATTGGCTTATATACTGTCATGCCGGTTTGGCGGTCCAAATTACTATCACGGCAAGTTGGTAGACAAGCCGTATATTGGCGTTAATGACAGGGCAGTAAGCCAAGAAGATTTTAAAATTGTGGAGCAAGTCAATCATCGGGTTTGTTTGTTGACGATTGTGTTGATTGCTTTGATTCAGTGGATGATATTGGGCTAG
- a CDS encoding AAA family ATPase, with protein MRKKYIITGPPGAGKTTLLKALESKGISCMEEASRKVIMREQNNNGTGTPWQDMNKFSCLVYQQTMKDLQSRKDSIFCDRSLLDNAAYLQYADLKNEIFLEEFDYDRYYQRKVFFAPSWEEIYEQDEQRPEKFEELNGLDKVLIDTYRQKGYDLIFLPKKSVIERVEFVLQHVESEKTKSIVS; from the coding sequence ATGCGAAAAAAATACATTATCACAGGTCCCCCCGGAGCAGGGAAAACAACTCTTTTAAAGGCCTTGGAAAGTAAAGGAATTTCATGCATGGAAGAGGCTTCTCGAAAGGTGATCATGCGTGAACAAAATAATAACGGTACAGGGACGCCATGGCAGGATATGAACAAATTTTCGTGCTTGGTTTATCAACAGACAATGAAAGATTTGCAGAGTCGAAAAGACAGTATTTTCTGCGACCGAAGCTTGTTGGATAATGCGGCTTATCTTCAGTACGCTGACTTGAAGAATGAGATTTTTTTGGAGGAATTTGATTATGATCGTTATTATCAGCGGAAAGTATTTTTTGCCCCATCTTGGGAGGAAATCTATGAACAAGATGAGCAAAGACCTGAAAAGTTCGAGGAGCTGAATGGGCTAGATAAGGTCTTGATTGATACTTATAGGCAAAAGGGGTATGATTTGATATTTTTGCCAAAAAAGTCAGTAATCGAGAGGGTTGAGTTTGTTCTCCAACATGTGGAATCTGAAAAAACAAAGAGTATTGTTAGCTAG